The Culex quinquefasciatus strain JHB chromosome 2, VPISU_Cqui_1.0_pri_paternal, whole genome shotgun sequence genome contains the following window.
gatctcgGTGGAGATCTCTATCgataaattaaaagtgagagtgtgtgcgtgcaacatggagttcaactttttgaaaagccttggtaagcttcacagcaactgcacataaagtttaactccatgttgcgatttgacagctcgattaaaaagttgtcaaacGTCAAATACAATAACAAagcaaaatgaccgaggggtaaGCAAATGCACAACATAAgtcaatttcaattaaaaaaatctttttaaagttttggcgAAATTGTATGtcacacacggagaaaaaagagttgccaaagtgttcatgaaaatgggaacctcgaacaaactgttcaaatcccatggtacgattttgaaaaacgtaccatgaaatttgaatacTTAGTTCGtgattcccattttcatgaacgcttgttcacgattttgggaactcttttgtCTCCGTGCAGTCACAGAAATTTAAGTTAGAAAATATATCAGAGTTATTTAAACTtggctattttcattaaaaataatattttgcaataacCCCTCGTAATTTATCAatcagcccagttatcgagcagcATTCCATATCTGGGCATGCTCTTGGCACAGCTATCGACGGCCAAGGGCAAAAATATCACGGATCACGCGGAATCCTAAGGGAGTTTCGGACAAAGATGTACACACCCAAATCTGTTACAATACCTTAAtaatctattgaaaaaaaagtcgacATCCTCAAAAAAACAAGAACAACATCACACTACCGTCGGAACACCGGCTTGCTCAGACAATCGGTCGGATACCGCTGCAGGTATAGCCGGTCGTCCTTGGTTTTGTACGGCTGCGTGTACATCCGGCACACGTTGGCCGTGGTTTTGCACTCGCCGGGCGGTGGCCTGTTCACGACCGCCGGGCTGTGCTCGCTCGTCGACTGCCGGAAATCGGTGCTCGTCAGTGCCATGTACGAGGGCGGCTGCAGCCACAAACCATTTCCGCCGGTTGGCACCAGAAGAAAGGTAAAAGGTTCGTTGTATTAACTTATTTTGGTTTGGTTtcgttgtttatttttgtacagtatttgtttttttttttgtttgatttggttTACTCGCGGTGGGTTTGGTTTATCATGAGAGATTGATGGAGGGTTTGTGTGTGGGTGCCGTTAGTTTGGCCAAAACTGGCCACATGAAAGACAGATTAGAGAAAGAGGGAGACACTGGTAAATGGTAAATGAAGCACCAGAATAACAAGCACAGGACAAAAATCTACGAAAGACCACGTGTCTCCATTGTTTGTGCTTTGCAATGGAGGCGCATGATCTGCTAAGAATTCTAAGCAAAATGGTTGTTCTAAGTCGCTGGATTTTCATAAACACTATAATTAATCatactttattttgtttttttttttttttttcgatgaattgaCTGTATCAAACATTGTGTCAAATGGTCAGGCTCACCTGTCGAAAATTAATCGCAACGATAGATCATTCCAATGTGATAATAATTATTGTTCTATGCAAAGTATTTAAACTACAGATCAAAAAGGGCTAAACGGGTATTTCGGACTCGGAAAGCTTCCATAaccttccacaaaaaaaaaccaccaTTCATGTAATTCAGACATTCACAAAAGCAACGCAATTTGACGATACAATGAAGCTTATCATCCACCACCACCTCAAAATGTAACAAATTCAGACTCCAGTTCACTCACCGCATCGAGACGATTGATCGACGGTGTCAGCAACGGGCACGGTTCCTGGTGCACGATCGGAGAGTCCTGACCGCTAACGCCCATTCGATTGATCGAGGAAAATTCCGGCGATCGTTGAACGCCTGACGTGCCCACCTGCGCCGGTGCCGAGGTCTTTCGAGACGGTGCCTCTTCCGATGCCTTTTTAGCCCCACCGGACTTTCCAGGACCACTTTGCCCTCCACCGCCCGAGAAGCTTCCACTGGAAGTGCTTCGTCTCAGGTTCGGCTTGAGCTTACCCTTCTCGGAAAAATTGAACGGCGTCGGCCGGGGCTTGTTCGGCTTGGTCACGGATCCATCGGAGAGCTTACGCTCGCGGCCTTCCTTTCCGGGCTCGTCATCTTTCTTCTTGACGATGAACCGGAACGGGATCGTACCTTCGTGCAAAAAGTGTCTAATCGTCTTGAACGAAACGGCCACGCAGTCTTCCTCAACAATACAACGACTCAAGTCCTCACAGTCGGACACGCAATTCTGCACGAACTTAATCTTCCGCAGCTCGGAATCACTCTTCGATCGAATCTCAAACTCGTAATAGTACTGACGAGCCTCCTCGCGTCTCCCAAAGTACACGATCATGAAGTAAGCCACCCTGGCTTTGGCACTCGAAAGAAAGTAAAACAGAAACTTCTTGCTGAACGCGTCCACCAGCTTGATTCCTCCCTTGGACGACTGTTCAGAAAACGGAATCTCCGACTCTTGGAAGTACGTGAACGGTTCTCCCAGCTTGGCGTGATCCTCCATCAGGTGATCCTCGATCTGGAACTGCATTCCCTCCCAAGGGCAACTGAAACAACAACCACCAAAACGTCAACCATGAATCACCCCCGAAAATCACCCAAAACTTACGTCAGCACGTTCAGCTTGGAGGCGATGCAGCGATACGGCCGAAATTTGCACTCCTCCAGGTGGGATCGCATGTCGGACGAGCCGAAGAGCCACGTGCAGCCGGCCTTTTTGTACGGGCATGGCACTTTGTTGGTGCTCTGCCTGACCAGGTTCTCGATCGGGTTGGAGGCTTTGCGGTCAAAGTACTCGGAGCACTAAAGATGgggaaatatataaaaaataataaattttaaaaacttaaaaaaaagtaaaatttataaACTGTCATTTCTTAAAATTCGAGACACTCACAAACTTGGAACAATTTTGTGTCAatttgttattataaaacataAAGCAACAACCCGTAAAATTCgcatggttctgtaaatgttcCGCACCGGAAACGGCCACCGCTGTCGAAATGACAATGGCCACATTCAGTATCAAGAACCATGGAGTTTGATCATAgactaataaaagactacaAAGTGGGCTTTGAACCATGACTCAACCTTTTTATGACCCCTCGGCACGGCCGGTTCActgtcaaaaaatacagatcGAAATGTCATCATCTGGCAGCTCTGACTTTGACATGAGGTTTCGCGCAAtgttattgtttatgtttttgttttgatttaaatgaaacATGAATCAATACCATCAAAATCAAAAGCTAtccaaagcatttttttttcatgcaaaaatgtatggacatTTTAGTGCGCACTTTGCCCGGTAAATTTCTTTTTAGGAAAAATgatggcaaaaaataaaaataaaaaggctAGGCTAAACACCTGAAGTTTGGTAAACCTTATTTTATAAACTTTAAAGATCCTTATTTTATAAACTccgatcaaaatgacaaaaaagtgacttttcctAATAACTTTCTAAAACTTCAATGATTTCACTTCATTTTTGTAAATACGTAAAATTGACTCTATAACAAGTGCGCACCTTTGCCccgcccagtcacgaaatattctagcagagctggttctgtcagaatcctgctagaccCATGGAacgtttctgctagaatgctgttagAATATAAAAGGCAATACTGCctatgttcacataaatgtcccatatgcaaaaacagcaagctgagaaaaacgcatttaaagtttgtcccacacataaggctacgggttaagttttcatgaaaaaactggatttcctcctgatttctagaacaaagtactggatgttatatgcttttctgaaagaacacaagattttgaaccaaactgcatcattaactcaaaatcgatgaaaatgcatatgggacatttatgcgatcatgggcagcatagtcctatgtaaaaaaaagtcaaattccagagtttttttttttttttttcaaaatgtccaataaaccaaatttttagtttttgctttttgggtgttttttaatacccctgactcaaggcggtttcaaaaacacccaaaaagcaaaaactgtaaatgacacattccgccgtgacgttgcaacgctttgacttttcttttttcagtatttcggctgtaactcaaaaattacatcaaaaaggtacatatgttattacagattcggaaagtacattaaatttcctataagaaacaatgttcaaacattattttaagtgaATATTCTATGTTTGAGAGGGGAATaggtagcgtgacgttgcaacgcgtgactttttctcaatcctgacccaattcatgtttcgccattaactctgctctgttaaacgacaaatttggagttctttttctatttttagtgtaaaattggccaacaaatcgaatgcaatcattagtttttcgaaaaaactaaacctcgatttttaaagaccacttacatttcgtgacgttgcaacgctctgtttttaaaaacagggtttttcgttgcgttgcaacgtcacgaaattctagtttcaaaataaatcatagttttttgttagttttataattgaagattaaaattttattataagacattaatagacaATACAAGGACATGTAAATTGATTGGCCCGCCCATGTtagacaccccccccccctccccctatacCGCTTTCACCGTAGCAGTAAGATTTACGAAGTTTTCCAAAGCGTTTTCAAAGtacttttttgtattattccattatcacgaaggacacccccccccccactcTCCCGTCTTCTATCcgggacgtccatgcattacgtaacggcgTAATATCAAGAGGGAGAGGGAGGgttcgaggatttatacaaaaaaagtgtatcggAAATATATTACCAGGGgctggagggggtctaaaaatataaatgttttgttacgtaatgtaagaacgctcccttaatatgTTAATGGTTTGGGCAATTcacaaaacacgtggaagttttagaagagaggtaaggagcttcaagttttcaggagaGCTGAAATTTATAGATAAAGTGCCCATATTTGTtgatggcccctaaggggtgatctgcaaacaacgtaacttatttgGTTGACTCTAgtgctttttaaaataaatttgaggaaataataaaactgtttacCTGCGCAACATACCATTTTTAATTGCGAACAActaaacgttgcatacaacttatttaagtaagggttcgtccaacaacagagtgacaaaattaaaaaaaaaaacaatcgaatcacgtgatttttattgtttaatgaatttcactgtAACTTACAAAAGGCTGTGggataaaaaaaacgttgcgttgtattagaataaaccctcacgtaaatcaatttatcataaaggggccatccagtaaccacgtgattacttttttgaaagtttaagaATTTCGGTCTAGTTTGATTTATTCAAcaagtttcacaaaatactttttttctgttgtatacaAACTTAtgtgacggaatttgtgaatgacccgtgtacaattcttctgtaaataagctcggaaacattatataaaaaatatataatatttagtatccttttatcttcaacaaccaactacgcatacaccttttttgccatgtgaccaatatgatttaaaatttcgtgacgttgcaacgcaaacttaaacctgttgtaactttggatctagacaagcaatttagtcgctctaggttgcatttggAAGCTCTTTCCAAGTAGAAAGAGcatccaaaatatcaaaatgattgaatgtttagttttctgttgACATAAACAtatgtccctttttcgtgacgttgcaacgcaataaaatggtaaacttacactagtttgaaaaaatactcaacttaagataaactgcaaacccatgacatttccgtttagtacaactaaaaacctacaaaatgcaatcaaaagagtattttttggattttatttcgctgaaaaccaggagtttttagaaaaatgttttgaaacgatgattttatcacgaattgatgcataacctaaccaacttgtacaaaatgatattcaaatgattaatcaatgaaaatcatgatttttgaagcttcaagtagtctataATCgaagaaaaatatccaaatagctcatacacgcttttcaaaatttcatcctaaggtgtacattgccggagaatgtgtcaaatttggtttattggaccttttcaaaataaaactccagaaatagcagattttcaaatcttcttttaatttcaattctttatcatttttaaaatttggcgaCTGTGGACAAGATTAAAAACTTGTGATGGAATGATATATTGAAACAATCGTTGAAATTATGATTCCTGAACCTGAATCagtccttttttttaaatcactctaTATAAACTCCAACGATTTTCCAGCAACATTAATATCGCTTAACAGTATTGAGTTGATAACACACAAAACTTATCACGACGCCAAACCAAACCTTTAAAAAACCTAAATCCAGGCAAAATTATCCTCACACGACTCACTTCCGGAGATCCACCTGTCTTACCTGACACAGCTTAACGTTGAGCTTCTCGACGCAGGATTCACACCCGATAT
Protein-coding sequences here:
- the LOC6032363 gene encoding E3 ubiquitin-protein ligase siah-1 isoform X1, with the translated sequence MDVEKLKCVLCRKFPDGMVYECNRQRHIGCESCVEKLNVKLCQCSEYFDRKASNPIENLVRQSTNKVPCPYKKAGCTWLFGSSDMRSHLEECKFRPYRCIASKLNVLTCPWEGMQFQIEDHLMEDHAKLGEPFTYFQESEIPFSEQSSKGGIKLVDAFSKKFLFYFLSSAKARVAYFMIVYFGRREEARQYYYEFEIRSKSDSELRKIKFVQNCVSDCEDLSRCIVEEDCVAVSFKTIRHFLHEGTIPFRFIVKKKDDEPGKEGRERKLSDGSVTKPNKPRPTPFNFSEKGKLKPNLRRSTSSGSFSGGGGQSGPGKSGGAKKASEEAPSRKTSAPAQVGTSGVQRSPEFSSINRMGVSGQDSPIVHQEPCPLLTPSINRLDAPPSYMALTSTDFRQSTSEHSPAVVNRPPPGECKTTANVCRMYTQPYKTKDDRLYLQRYPTDCLSKPVFRR
- the LOC6032363 gene encoding E3 ubiquitin-protein ligase Siah1 isoform X2, which translates into the protein MDVEKLKCVLCRKFPDGMVYECNRQRHIGCESCVEKLNVKLCQCSEYFDRKASNPIENLVRQSTNKVPCPYKKAGCTWLFGSSDMRSHLEECKFRPYRCIASKLNVLTCPWEGMQFQIEDHLMEDHAKLGEPFTYFQESEIPFSEQSSKGGIKLVDAFSKKFLFYFLSSAKARVAYFMIVYFGRREEARQYYYEFEIRSKSDSELRKIKFVQNCVSDCEDLSRCIVEEDCVAVSFKTIRHFLHEGTIPFRFIVKKKDDEPGKEGRERKLSDGSVTKPNKPRPTPFNFSEKGKLKPNLRRSTSSGSFSGGGGQSGPGKSGGAKKASEEAPSRKTSAPAQVGTSGVQRSPEFSSINRMGVSGQDSPIVHQEPCPLLTPSINRLDAFWPN